The genomic window TGCTGTTCCTGTGCGGCGCGGTGGTGGCCCTCGCCGGATCACTGCTGGTCCGGATGGTCCGCGGCGCCCGTTGATCCTTTTCTTCTGGAGAACCCGATGCACCCGTTTCAGAACTCCGCTCTTCCGATCGAGGAACGCGTCACCGATCTGCTGAACCGCCTCACCTTGGCGGAGAAGGCGGGCCTGATGTTCCACACGATGATCGGCGTCAACCCGGACGGCACCCTCGCCGACGGCGACGCGATGATCCCGTCCGCGCGGGAACTGATCGCCGGCAAACTGATCAACCACGTCAACATCCTGACGTTCGCCCCGGTCCCGCCGCAGCAGCTGGCGCAGTGGCACAACCGGATCCAGGAACTGGCCGCGAGCGTCGGCAACGGCATCCCGGTCACCGTCTCCACCGACCCCCGGCACGGTGTGATCGACAACCCCGCGACGTCCGCGTCAGCCGGCGGCTTCTCCGCGTGGCCCGAGCCGATCGGGCTGGGTGCGACCAAAGACCCGGCGCTGGTACGTCTGTTCGCCGACGTGGTCCGCCAGGAATACCTCGCCACCGGCATCCGGGTGGCCCTGCACCCGATGGCCGACCTCGCCACCGAACCACGCTGGGCCCGCGGCAACGGCACCCTCGGCTCGGACGCCGACATGGTGTCCGCGATGATCCGCGAATACGTGCTCGGCCTGCAGGGCGACACCCTCGGCCCGGACAGCGTCGCCGCGATGGTCAAACACTTCCCCGGCGCCGGCCCGCAGATGAACGGCGAGGACGCGCACTTCCACTACGGGCGCGAGCAGGTCTACCCCGGCGGCATGTGGGACTACCACCTCAAGCCGTTCGAAGCCGCCTTCGACGCCGGAGTCGCGCAGGTCATGCCCTACTACGGGATGCCCGTCGGCACCTCGTACGAGGAAGTCGGGTTCAATTTCAACAAGGGTGTCATCGAAGGCCTGCTGCGACAGCGGTACGGCTTCGACGGCGTCGTCTGCACCGACTGGGGCCTGGTCACCGACGCGGTCATCATGGGTTCCGACATGCCAGCCCGCGCCTGGGGAGTCGAACACCTCGACCGGCACACCCGCATCCAGCGCATCCTCGACGCCGGCGCCGACCAGCTCGGCGGCGAACACTGCCCCGAACTGATCCTCGACCTGGTCGCCGACGGCCGGATCAGCGAAGATCGGATCGACGTCTCGGTACGCCGAATCCTGCGCGACAAATTCACCCTCGGGCTCTTCGACGAACGCCGCTACGTCGACCCGGCCGCGGCCGCCCACATCGCCGGGCAGCCCGCCTTCCGCGCGGCCGGGCTCGACGCCCAGCGCCGCTCGATCGTGGTACTCGACAACCGGGAGACCCTGCCGCTCACCGAAGGCATCACCGTCTACCTGGACGGCGTCGACCCCTACGTGGCCGCCGGATACGCCAAAGTCGTCGACGACCCGGCCCTGGCCGACGTGGCGATCGTGCGGCGGGCCGCACCGTTCGACCCGCGCGGCGGCGGCTTCGAGGCGTTCTTCCACGCCGGCCGCTTGGACTGGACCGCCGAGGAACTCGCCCCCGTTCTGGAGTTGAGCGCGGCCCTGCCGACCGTCGTCGACGTGTG from Actinoplanes derwentensis includes these protein-coding regions:
- a CDS encoding glycoside hydrolase family 3 protein; its protein translation is MHPFQNSALPIEERVTDLLNRLTLAEKAGLMFHTMIGVNPDGTLADGDAMIPSARELIAGKLINHVNILTFAPVPPQQLAQWHNRIQELAASVGNGIPVTVSTDPRHGVIDNPATSASAGGFSAWPEPIGLGATKDPALVRLFADVVRQEYLATGIRVALHPMADLATEPRWARGNGTLGSDADMVSAMIREYVLGLQGDTLGPDSVAAMVKHFPGAGPQMNGEDAHFHYGREQVYPGGMWDYHLKPFEAAFDAGVAQVMPYYGMPVGTSYEEVGFNFNKGVIEGLLRQRYGFDGVVCTDWGLVTDAVIMGSDMPARAWGVEHLDRHTRIQRILDAGADQLGGEHCPELILDLVADGRISEDRIDVSVRRILRDKFTLGLFDERRYVDPAAAAHIAGQPAFRAAGLDAQRRSIVVLDNRETLPLTEGITVYLDGVDPYVAAGYAKVVDDPALADVAIVRRAAPFDPRGGGFEAFFHAGRLDWTAEELAPVLELSAALPTVVDVWLDRPAVLTPLSGKAAALTGSFGSSDEALLDVLFGRSPATGTLPFQLPSSMAEVKASREDVPNDTPNPLFHYNHGLHLS